ATATTGATTTTTGCTAGTTTATTAGCTGCCTGTCTGATTTTTGTGCATGGTTCAGCTATGTGGCTGGTTAGCTCAATTAACTAGATGATTACCGTATGGTTCAGAAAAGGTAGACATAGGACTTCACATTCTGCCCCTGAGAATGGTAGGCCATGAAAAACCACCAGTAAAAAAAGGAATTGCCAAGGAAGCAGCACAGATGAAGCAGTGCACTAAGGCCTTTAGCAGAGCACATATATCAAAATTAAATACACTATGATAGCAATGGCAAAGGCCACATTTTGTAAGAAAAGCCAGTGACTATTTTGAAAATTGAGTAAATAAGTAAAGAATTTTGAAAGAAGCTTGACTTCAAGTGTTTTGTATGGATGTGGAGATTTGGACAATAGGAAAGAGAACAACCTGGTAAGTAGCTAGGAAGTGTGAATTTGGAAGACAATGGAATAGATCAAATGGATTGAAGAAATGCAGTGGAGAGTGAATGAAAGAGGATATTTGTTGAACAGAACTGGGGAAAGGTAGAAGTCTGGCTAGGATTCATCATAATAGGCAGTTGACCTGAAAAATCCATTACTGAGAGAAGACTTCAATGCAAATGAGGAAGAGTATATCAATGCTGAATGGCTTGAAAATTGACCAAAGTGATTGGTAAACAAAAAGACTGGCAATAGGCTAGAAAGACATGGAGAAGGATATGAGTTAAGCACGTCTTCAGGAAGACTGAACATAAAATGATTTATTAAAGTCAATACCATATGTAACCGAATCCAGAAAATTAATCATATCTAATCATTTTACCCGGTTACATGAACCGGTTGTTTATTTCGATTCGTTATTATCGCTGCTGTTTGTTCAGTGGGTGTAGGTAATTTGAGTAATTGCACAACTGGGGTCGCAAGAGAATTCTCTCACTATAAAATAGTTTCTTCGAATCGTTTACTTTCGACACCCCACCAGAGTCGTGTCTCGTCCATCCCTGGCACACGGAGTAGCCGCGGTCCTTTATTGGTCCTCGGAAGGATTTCCAAGAAGCAGCGTTAAAGGAACTTCTCTATTAGTTAAAAGAATGCCACAGTCGAAAATAATTTTGAAGATAAAACACATTTACTACCCTCTTCTCACAGCCGTTGGCATTCCAGGTAAATCATCTTAACCGGTTACTGTTAACATAGTTTTACTGCCTTTTTTCGATGTTGCTTACCGTGTTTGAACGGGCGGCCGGTTTAATATGTGTTGATCAGTGTCCCATTTGAATGGGACAGTTCCTGGGCTCGCTGCTATTTCTTTAATGTTGACTGGAAGGACAATACAATCGGTGCTAATAGAGGCAGCATTAACAGTCTAGCAAGCTCGCCAAGCTGTGCAGTAGGTCCTGGATATGCGTTTCAAAGAGTTCTTAGATTGTTAAGATTTGGAAGGATTTTTGAGAAATATATTGCCGGGGAGAACTCCTCCTGACCCACAAATACGGTGTAAAATGCTAGGTAAAACCATTGGCTATCAGAAGAAGTTAACGTTGTAAGTCCACGTTTCTCCTACAGTCCATTAGCAGAACAATTTCCCGATGATTATAGGTACAGACTATATGTGGGAGATGGTACTGTAATAGATCCTTTGTGTTAAGATTATGTTCCAATTCATTTATTATCATTTAATTCCCATTTGATAGAATGTGTAGTGGTGGGAGCACCTGTTCTTGTGATAATGTCTTGCTATATCTCTCTCGCCTGTCTGCACTGTAATGAATCCAGAACATTTGGAATATTAGACATGGTGAAATATATTTGGTATTGAATCTTTCCAAGATAATAAAATTGCCACACGTGAACCGAAGCTACATTTCCAACATTTCCAAACATTGAAACTTCTGCAATAATTATTCTAACCACGTGTCACGAACATTTAAtgtgtatttttctgtgaagtaATTTATTACTTTTTTTTGAACTGGTTAATACAGAGGGTACCGTATTCTGCCCGCTAATGATCCTGGAGTTAAACGCTGTACAGCTACGAAATGACATAAAAGGTGGTTAATTCGTTTAAAGGTCgcagttttaaaaaaatcaaaattatCTTCAAAAGAAGGAGGTACTTCCTACGGTAAAGTATTATGACTGGATTTGCAAATTAACTGGCTGACCAAACGATAGACTTCCTCATTGCCCGATTGAGTCTATGACCGACTGGGTGAGCATTCACCGTCCATCCTTGATGGTGGTGGTTTGTCTACGTTTATTATTGATCTACCATCTACTATCTAACAAAGAATTAATTACTAATAGAATGTAATCAGAATATTCATTAATGAACGCTTTTAAGTAATGAATTTCTGACAACAAAGAGCTAGTAAGGAAACCGTTCCTTGCGTACAGCCATCACTTGAATATTCTTGGTCTGTCCATATTAACGCTGGCCTCTGACACTCCCCCAGTTCAGGCGATCGATCCTCTTGCAGATCAGGCGTTCTAGATTCTCCAGCATCTCGTGTTACACGTTGTCTTTTAATCTCAGCTATTCGGGACGGCGTTCACCACCTCTTCATCAAAATAGCCCGAATGATCCTTTCCGTTACTTTACCCGTTCTTTTCTCACCTTGCGATTTTCCGAATTTCTTGGGAGCTGTCACCCTCTCAGCCGCAGGACTTTGACGAGCGCAATTCTCCCAGGGTCACAGTTCACCTGCAAATTCCCACACGCATCATATACTTTGCCAATTCCATATCTCCCATACGTGGTCCACAACATATCCTCTGTCCATTCCATAACCCCGTACTGCGCAATGTTCTCTCAATCCAGTTGCAGGACATGATgctaagatataggagcaaaattaAGTCATTCGGCCCACCCAATCTGCTGAGCCATTTAATCGTGGGATCATGGCTGAGACCTTTAAGGTATTCTCCGGTTTTCTCCTtgtgatccccttactaatcaaaaacctatctatctctgtcttaaatccaTTCAATGACTTGgttccatagccttctgtggcaatgagtttaacagattcaccaccctctggttgaCGAAATCTCTCCTCATCTTAGTTCTGAGATATCACCTCTTCACTCTGaatctgtgccctcaggtcctagtctgcCCTACAAGTGGAAAAACCTCATCTATGTCAACCGTATTCAGATCTTTCAGTATTCTATAAATTTCAATGACATAACTCACCTTCcaccacttccccccccccccgccatgtgtAAAACTCTAGGTGCAGACTGAGAGTCCTTAGctgttcctcatatgacaagtccATCATCTCCAGGATTATTCTCATCAACTACCTCTGAGCCCCCTCCCAGGTCAGCAGATATATGGGGCCTAAACTGCTAATAATATTCCAAATTTGGTTTTATCAAAGTGTTATACAGCCTCAATAGCACATCCCTTCTCTTGtagtcctctcaaaatgaatgctaacctTGCATTTGCCTTACTAAATGACAACTGAACCTACAAATTAATCTTATGAGAATCCTGAACACAGACTCCTAAGTcaatttgtgcttcagatttccaaacccTTTCCACATTTAGAAAATGGTCCAGGTCTCTATTCCTCCCAGCAAAgaggataacctcacactttcccacattgtattacAGTTGCCACTTTTTTACGTACTCTCATAGCCtgttcaagtccttctgcagcttccctaCCACCTCAACACTATCTgaccctctacctatctttgccaTCTGATAATCTAGCAACAATACTCTCATTCAAATCACTAATGTATAATGTGAGTATGTATTAAGTGAATATTTATGACCAACTAACATGGCACAATATAGTAAGCATTGTGTTTTGTGAGTTATTTTAAAATAAGCTTTCTGTTGTGAATGTAATTGGTCATTTTCTTCTGTTTCCTAACAGTTAACTTTCTGACAATTCTGGTCCTGTCACGGGGAAAATGCGGCCTTTCAAAATGTGTCTCTTGCTATTTGGTAGGCATGGCAAtggcagatctactggtcattatcattgATGTGATGTTAAATAAAATTATGGCATCTAATTTTCCACTGACATTCCTTCACATTACACCCATTTGTGCTTTGAGACGCACAATTCTTCAATCAACAACAGATGCTTCTGTTTGGTTAACAGTCACATTTACCTTTGATCGTTTTAtagccatttgttgtcagaaccTAAAAACTAAATACTGTACTGTAAAAACAGCAGTGACCGTTGTGGGGATAGTGAGTGTCCTGAGCTGTTTGAACAACATACCTTGGTATTTTACGTTTGAATCTCAATATACAATTAACAATGTTCCTTGGCTTTGTCCCAGAAAATCTATTTATTATACGTCTCACATGTGGATGATATTTGCTTGGTTTGATGTCATATTAACCCCTTGTACCCCATTCTTTCTGATTCTTCTGCTGAATGCTGCAACGGTCAAGCATATTTTAATGACCAGTAGAGTCCGCAAGGGACTTATAGGCCACAATAAAGCAACCAGTGAGACTGATCCAGAGTTGGAGCACCGCCGGAAGTCTATTATACTACTGCTCAGTATATCAGGAACATTTATCTTGCTGTGGATGTTGCACGTTCTACTCTTCTTGTATACCCGGATTACAAACCATTACAGTTATGCCAGCCAGAATGACCCACTGTACATTTTACAACAGACTGGGCCCATGTTACTACTcttgagttgctgcacaaacacaggCATTTATGCAGTTACTCAGGCTAAATTCAGGGAAGAGCTCAAGAATGTGGTGAAATATCCACTCAAACTAATTCTTAAATCGATTAAATAAAACTAATTTGTGCATTATAGAACCTGAGAATAAAATCATGCTTGATATTCTATGGTTATATTTTATCCTTGTTATTGCAACTGTCTCATCACTTCACTAAGCCAggaaaataaaaaaagaaaagtTCTTCTCAATGTTTTTTCTTCCAGTGGAAATAATTTGCAGCCAGTTCCTCCAAAATAACGTTGCCCAGAGAAAAAAGTCTAGTCTATCTTGAAAGGCATTCCATTCCATCTTGAATAGGCCATCTCCTATCATCCCTGTAAACAATCCTACTGTTCCAGAAGAACTGATGTCTACCTGACCAGACCACTGTTCCCTCATCCCCATGATAGCTGCTTTTTCCCAAAGCAACTATTATCAAGTCTGTCTCTCCAAACAAACCCTTCCTTCCCAAAACATTGTTTAGCCTACACAAGGCACCCGTCAGACCACAGGTAATGTGCACAATCATTTAATGTGCTTTAGTTTAACTCCTACATTGCTATTATGCTCCAATATCTATCTACTGTTCTCATTCCTCATTGCTACAGTGAGTTCTCACAACACTTTTACCATTTCCATGTAAACACTTGGATCATGGTCCCAAAGCTTTTTGGTTCTCATCACTGTGGTTCTTGACTGAACAACATTGTAAAATATATTTGTCAGGCACAGATAGCTGGTGCTATTTGTTACAATTAACAGGAAGGAAAGAAAGCCTAAGTCATGTCTGCCAATCAGGAATATTCCTGTCACTTATTTACATTTCTTGCTCAGATAGCAATATGCCACTCACAGTCTTATATTGGAACAGTAACTTCACTCTTTCccctgtactgtgtcttctgtgGAGAACATCAGCCAATGTCTACCCCAGTACAATGATCACCGAAAATCCTTGCACATTTTCTTGACACTGGGTACATGCTGGAAGTGCACAAATAACTGGTTGACTGGAATTCAAATATACTTTAGGGTTCTCCTACTCAGCACCTCAACTATGAATAATAAGTTAACTAGCATGACTGCTGTGAATCCCAGTTTCACCGATTCTACTCTCCAGACTTTGCTTTATATTACAGAACCCAGAGCCACATCATTCTTTCAGCGTATTCAAGAATTTGACCTAAACTTACTTGAAAATAGATTTGAGATCTAATCAACCAGTTATTTGTGCACTTCCTGCTAGTCTCCCATGTATTCCTTCTGAAATATCTTCTTTTAGGAAGCATAAGTTCAAGTTACTGAGGATTCAGTGTTCAGTCTGTGTTGAATTATGttatttgaaatttaaaaatgtaTTCCATATAAATGGTTTCATTACCATTTAAAATAAATAAGCTAAGAGGGAGTCTGAGTGTTTATGCCATTTTTAACATTAAAGATCACTTTCAATAAGTGAATGAGACTGAAATGAAGGGTAGGGGAACCCTCTCTACTCCACTTCACTccacatggagtcatagagttgtcgagatgtacaacatggaaacagacccttttagtctaacttgtccatgccgaccagatatctgaactcaatttagtcccacctgccagcacccagcccatatccgtccaaatctctcctatttatatacccattcaaatgccttttaaatgttcaatTGTACTACCTTCCAgcacttctggcagctcattccatacatgtaccatcctctgtgtgaaaaggtttcacCTTAGCCCtatcaccccaaacctatgccttctagctctggactccctcaccccagggaaaagactttgtctatttaccctatccatgcccctcataattttgtaaacctctgtaaggtcacccctcagcctccaaagctccggggaaaacagccccagcctgttcaacctctccctatagctcaaatcctccaaccttggcaacatccttgtaaatcttttctgaaccctttcaggtttcacaacatctttccaataggaaggagaccagacttgcatgcaatattccaacagtggcctaactaatgtcccgtacagccgcaacatgacctcccaactcgtgtactcaatacactgaccaataaaggaaagcatactaaacaccttcttcactatcctatcatgATCCAGGTGAGGTGTTGTTACTATCCAGCcattgtataaacatatataCAATCCTCCTGCTCATCAGCAAAGATATTGGTAGACATCATCCTGTAGTGATAATGTtgttaggagaaaatgaggactgcagatgctggagatcagagtcaagactgtggtgctggaaaaacacagtatgtcaggcagcatccgaagagcagcataagcccttcatcaggaatgaggcttgtgataATGTTGTTGccttagtaatccagtgacccacTGGTGGCTTAGCTTCATAATCCCACCatgacagctggtggaatttaaattaaaaTAACTCAatatggaattgaaagctagtcccAGTAATTGTGATCACAAAGTGATTGTAGCCCAAAAAAGCCTATTTGGTTCACAAGTGCAATTTAGAAAAGAAAATCTGTGATCTTTACCTTGTTTGATCCTCAGCAATTCATTTGACTCTTTACTGCCTTCCATCATGACTTACCAACAATTCACTTCAAGAGTGAATgcatgcagcttttgagcaaagtacaatgtaactctacaagtacaaattcactgcacaaaatatatgtgtgcatgtgggtctttgtctgtgtgtgtgtgtgtgtgtgtgtgtgtgtgtgtctgtctgtctggggtgggagttgtgagtgtgaaaaagtgtgtgtgtgtgtagtgagtgcagagtgtcttaagtctgtgcggaggtgcatgtgtgagtgtgggagtgtgtgtgtctataagggtgtgtgtggatatctgtgtgcacgtctgtgtgtacctgtgtccatgtgtatgtgagagtgtgtgtgtgtaggaatatctgtgtgtgtgtagtgtacttgcagagtttgtacttgcagagctacattgtactttgctcaaaaactgcatgcattcatgtagaactctgagctcaaaaactgcatgaatttatgtaaaactctgttatctcactttttagattagattcaatctaaacatcatggcatagacagagaacacagggggccaacaccttcaaaatattgtctagctatcaccattgttaacagctaacctgagaatgcaactttagaaaaaaggttttgtgatttacacataaaagaagtgaaactatcactgtattctaacagatgaaaggcttaacaatcaatttgtcaacgtataatttcagttacatcacactaaatttttgctatagaTTCAGTGTTACAATcatgccctccacaatcacctgatgaaggaccgtcgctccgaaagctagtgtgcttccaattaaacctgttggactataacctggtgttgtgtgatttttaactgaaagTAGACATTCAAGATATTGagtaggagaaggtgaggactgcagatgctggagatcagattcgagagtgtcatgttggaaaagcacaccagATTAGGCAGTATCTgatgaacaggagaatcaacgtttcggtcataagcccttcttcaggaatctgattctcctgctcctcagatgctgcctgacctgctatgcttttccagcaccacggtcTCGATTCAAGATATTGAGGACAATTCTGAGATGGAGGACTGACAATTAATGGTGGTTACAAACACTGCAGCCTGGTCTTTTGCATCAATGAGTACGGGAATGCTCAGGAATACTCCTCTTCCCACTCATTCCTTTATTATTCCCCAACAACATTCATGATTCAATATGGCAAGAGTCAAAATCTGATTGAGATTTGAAAGAGATTGTTTAGCTCTTTCTATGTCAATATTGCTTCTGGTGTTTAGCATGAATTCAGTACTGTCCCactagcttcaccaggttggtaGCTCATTACTGGTATGCCTAATGGTACTCCTGCCATGACCTCCTCTATTTCTCATTGAACTAGAGTTTGTCACAATATTTAATGGCACTAATGGAATGAGATATAGCAAGGAATTGGTCGCAGGTTGTTCTAGAGGATAATTTTGCTTCTGATGATGGCCCACAATGCTCTTAAAATCATTATGATCAAACAGAGGATGGACATTTGTCCTATCATACTCATGAAGTCTCACTGCCACAAGGAGCTCAACTCGTCCCAATCATTTCCTGTCTCCAAAAACCTGGAATTTATACTCTTTAGGTGTTTTTCAAATTCCCATTTGAAAATCTCAATGTTGCCAGCCTCCACCCTGTTCTCCAGTAGTCAATTTTGAATCATAATCACACattccattttaaaaataaaagttgtCTTGCCACCATTGTTTCTTTTGCTAACATGCTGGTAACATTTCCACTCTGTCTACTCTGGAACACTGTTATTAAGTATCTAATTTCTCCTTGCAATCGCTTCGTATGTGGAATTAGTGGAAGAGTTCAGCATAATGGGTGTAAGGTACAGTACTTTGGGTATGATTGCTATGCTTACTCAGATAGTTTGTGGCAGAACTTTCCAAAACGTTTGTGGTATCATTTGAAAGCATGCACAAGGCCGAAAAGCAGAGCTGGTCAGACAGCAGCTGAGGAGAAGGAGAGTTGatttttcgggcataagtcctttatcactcattcctgaagaagggctgatttcaaaac
The DNA window shown above is from Chiloscyllium punctatum isolate Juve2018m chromosome 2, sChiPun1.3, whole genome shotgun sequence and carries:
- the LOC140493523 gene encoding probable G-protein coupled receptor 139 codes for the protein MPQSKIILKIKHIYYPLLTAVGIPVNFLTILVLSRGKCGLSKCVSCYLVGMAMADLLVIIIDVMLNKIMASNFPLTFLHITPICALRRTILQSTTDASVWLTVTFTFDRFIAICCQNLKTKYCTVKTAVTVVGIVSVLSCLNNIPWYFTFESQYTINNVPWLCPRKSIYYTSHMWMIFAWFDVILTPCTPFFLILLLNAATVKHILMTSRVRKGLIGHNKATSETDPELEHRRKSIILLLSISGTFILLWMLHVLLFLYTRITNHYSYASQNDPLYILQQTGPMLLLLSCCTNTGIYAVTQAKFREELKNVVKYPLKLILKSIK